Proteins from a genomic interval of Nautilia sp. PV-1:
- the pheT gene encoding phenylalanine--tRNA ligase subunit beta, with amino-acid sequence MIVTRRWLEEFINLENISTQEIIDTLNRIGQEVEGYTKYEVPQNVVIGKVIECEKHPNADKLNVCKVDVGDEVLQIVCGASNVVNAEYVVVSKVGAVLPGNFKIKKAKLRGVESNGMICAAREIGLPDFHEGIIIMDDSLGELKIGEYAGKYLNDEVIELGVTANRGDSFSIYGIARELSAGLNIDLLQQEYKFEELQEGIGRLVNVTKSEVKHSSHLLKAINGQLKSNLKIDLRLALCEVEAKNHSDKLVKYAMHATGVLLVLSNTGEVSFESEKGIDIFNTKNGKYIVGVKNEIELDENNDYVINANYIDPDYVSEIVFLNGLKTDEYFFRASRGSEPDLEFGLNYFIKETNLPVYSGNIDLINEIQPKYINLNIEEIRSIIGADIDEKAVVEILKKLKFDVEVLNEENMKIKVPVFRSDIKNIQDVAEEILRIYGIDEIKSKPLKFEETNRINEIIEFHDFLNNIKQKAVSQGFYETLHFVFDDKERLQKYGFNVVDEHLDLINPIVKELDTLRSTLLLQLFEDISRNRSNGYKRIYLFTAGSVYNKKREEKQKIAFVISGQEDYENPLNHGKPKNVDFKTMVDKLAQVIGEFELVENDPHPVAHPYQNAKIIQNGISIGTVAKLHPKVAKDFDIEDTYFAEIDLMKLSSEMKLAKDINKFPKVTRDLSLVVDKNLTYKEVYKIIDALNIKELKEFYPIDIYDLGENNSLTIRFIIQGEKTLTDDEINAIIEKILTALENKGIKLR; translated from the coding sequence ATGATAGTAACAAGAAGATGGTTAGAGGAATTTATCAATTTAGAAAATATTTCTACACAGGAAATAATCGACACACTTAACAGAATAGGTCAGGAAGTAGAGGGTTATACGAAATATGAAGTTCCTCAAAACGTGGTTATAGGCAAGGTAATTGAGTGTGAAAAACACCCGAATGCAGACAAACTGAATGTTTGTAAAGTTGACGTAGGCGATGAAGTCCTTCAAATAGTCTGCGGTGCGAGTAATGTTGTAAATGCTGAATATGTTGTTGTTTCAAAAGTCGGAGCAGTGCTTCCGGGTAATTTTAAAATTAAAAAAGCAAAATTAAGAGGCGTAGAAAGCAACGGTATGATCTGCGCAGCAAGGGAAATAGGGCTTCCTGATTTTCATGAAGGCATTATAATCATGGACGACTCTTTAGGAGAGCTAAAGATCGGAGAATACGCCGGCAAATATTTAAATGACGAAGTAATCGAGCTAGGCGTTACTGCCAACAGAGGAGACAGCTTCAGTATTTACGGTATTGCGAGGGAGCTGAGTGCTGGACTGAATATAGACCTGCTTCAGCAGGAGTATAAATTTGAAGAGCTTCAAGAAGGTATAGGCAGATTAGTCAACGTAACTAAGAGTGAAGTCAAACACTCATCCCATCTTTTAAAAGCGATAAACGGACAGCTTAAATCTAATCTTAAAATCGATTTAAGACTTGCTCTTTGCGAAGTGGAAGCCAAAAACCACAGTGACAAACTTGTAAAATACGCAATGCACGCCACGGGAGTGCTGCTTGTACTAAGCAACACAGGAGAAGTCTCTTTTGAAAGCGAAAAAGGCATAGACATATTCAATACTAAAAACGGAAAATACATTGTAGGCGTAAAAAACGAAATAGAACTTGATGAAAATAACGATTATGTAATAAACGCAAATTATATCGATCCTGATTATGTAAGCGAAATAGTGTTTTTAAACGGTCTTAAAACGGACGAATATTTCTTTAGAGCAAGCCGCGGAAGCGAGCCTGATTTGGAATTCGGGCTAAATTATTTCATAAAAGAAACAAATCTGCCGGTTTATTCAGGAAATATCGATTTAATCAACGAAATTCAGCCTAAATACATCAATCTTAACATAGAGGAAATAAGAAGTATTATCGGTGCCGATATAGATGAAAAGGCCGTTGTGGAAATTCTTAAAAAACTTAAATTTGACGTGGAAGTCTTAAACGAAGAAAATATGAAAATAAAAGTTCCTGTTTTCAGAAGCGATATTAAAAACATTCAGGATGTTGCTGAAGAAATATTAAGAATATACGGTATTGACGAAATAAAATCCAAACCTCTTAAATTTGAGGAAACTAACAGAATAAACGAAATTATCGAATTTCATGATTTTCTAAACAATATTAAACAAAAAGCCGTCTCTCAAGGCTTTTACGAAACACTGCATTTTGTATTTGACGATAAAGAAAGACTGCAAAAATACGGCTTTAACGTTGTTGACGAGCATTTAGATTTAATAAATCCGATAGTTAAAGAGCTTGATACGCTTAGAAGTACGCTTTTACTGCAGCTGTTTGAAGACATATCAAGAAACAGATCAAACGGATATAAAAGAATATATCTGTTTACTGCCGGAAGCGTATACAATAAAAAAAGAGAAGAAAAACAGAAAATCGCTTTTGTAATAAGCGGTCAAGAAGATTACGAAAATCCGCTAAACCACGGTAAGCCTAAAAACGTAGATTTTAAAACGATGGTAGACAAACTTGCGCAGGTTATCGGAGAATTCGAACTTGTAGAAAACGATCCGCACCCTGTTGCTCATCCGTACCAAAACGCAAAAATCATTCAAAACGGTATATCAATAGGAACTGTTGCAAAACTTCATCCGAAAGTTGCAAAAGATTTTGATATTGAAGATACTTATTTTGCCGAAATAGATCTTATGAAACTCAGCAGCGAAATGAAACTGGCAAAAGACATCAATAAATTTCCTAAAGTTACGAGGGATTTAAGTCTTGTTGTAGATAAAAACCTTACATATAAAGAAGTGTATAAAATAATAGATGCTTTAAACATTAAAGAACTGAAAGAATTTTATCCTATAGATATTTACGATCTGGGTGAAAACAACTCACTTACCATCAGATTTATTATTCAGGGTGAAAAAACATTAACAGATGATGAAATTAATGCTATAATTGAAAAAATCTTAACAGCACTGGAAAATAAAGGAATTAAGCTTAGATGA
- the trpB gene encoding tryptophan synthase subunit beta — protein MYIPKPIFDPDDKGHFDKFGGRYVPETLMPVLLELEEFYKNIRFDQEFWKEMDYYFKEYIGRPSPLYFAENLSKELNAKIYLKREDLNHTGAHKVNNTIAQVLLAKKMGKKRVIAETGAGQHGVATATAAALFGLECEVFMGEKDVHRQELNVFRMKLLGAKVHAVKSGSRTLKDAMNEAIRYWVTNARDTFYVIGTVAGPHPYPMMVRDFQAIIGYEAKAQILNKENRLPDYVIACIGGGSNAMGIFSHFLEEEGVQCIGIEAGGMGVETDKHGASLLKGAPGVLHGQMSYLLQDEDGQIKEAYSISAGLDYPGIGPEHAFHFEKGNVKYDYITDKEALDAFVWLSQKEGIIPAFESSHAVAYLKKLKDIKNKLVIVNLSGRGDKDMIQAKNIFHFED, from the coding sequence ATGTATATACCAAAACCGATTTTTGACCCTGACGATAAAGGGCATTTCGATAAATTCGGAGGGCGATACGTTCCTGAAACTTTAATGCCGGTATTATTGGAACTTGAAGAATTTTATAAAAACATAAGATTCGACCAGGAGTTCTGGAAAGAAATGGATTATTATTTTAAGGAATACATCGGCCGTCCGTCTCCTCTTTATTTTGCGGAAAATTTAAGCAAAGAGCTTAACGCCAAAATATATTTAAAAAGAGAAGACTTAAACCATACCGGAGCCCACAAAGTAAACAATACAATCGCTCAGGTACTGCTTGCTAAAAAAATGGGCAAAAAAAGGGTGATAGCGGAAACCGGAGCCGGACAGCACGGTGTGGCCACGGCTACTGCCGCTGCGCTTTTCGGACTTGAATGCGAAGTGTTTATGGGAGAAAAAGACGTTCACAGACAGGAACTAAATGTATTCAGAATGAAACTTTTAGGAGCTAAAGTACACGCCGTTAAAAGCGGCAGCAGAACCCTTAAAGACGCGATGAACGAAGCAATAAGATACTGGGTGACAAACGCAAGAGACACATTCTACGTAATCGGAACAGTGGCAGGTCCTCATCCGTATCCTATGATGGTAAGGGATTTTCAGGCAATAATCGGATATGAGGCAAAAGCTCAGATACTAAATAAAGAAAACAGGCTTCCTGATTATGTAATAGCATGTATTGGGGGCGGAAGCAACGCAATGGGAATTTTTTCTCACTTTCTTGAAGAAGAGGGTGTTCAGTGTATAGGTATCGAAGCCGGAGGTATGGGCGTAGAAACAGACAAACACGGAGCCAGCCTTCTTAAAGGTGCACCGGGAGTACTTCACGGTCAAATGAGCTACCTTCTCCAAGATGAAGACGGACAGATAAAAGAAGCATATTCTATTTCAGCCGGTCTTGATTATCCGGGTATAGGTCCTGAACATGCGTTTCATTTTGAAAAAGGCAATGTAAAATACGATTATATTACGGATAAAGAAGCACTGGATGCATTTGTTTGGCTTTCGCAAAAAGAAGGAATTATTCCCGCATTCGAAAGCTCTCACGCAGTAGCGTATCTAAAAAAACTAAAAGATATAAAAAACAAACTTGTAATCGTAAACCTCTCCGGAAGAGGCGATAAAGATATGATACAGGCAAAAAATATCTTCCATTTTGAGGATTGA
- a CDS encoding 4-hydroxy-3-methylbut-2-enyl diphosphate reductase, which yields MIIEKAKSYGFCFGVKRAVEIAEESKNAVTLGHLIHNPLEINRLAKNYNVKYIESLEDIDENIKRVIVRTHGIPKQNLQKLKEKDVEIIDATCPFVKKPQEIVEEMSKQGYDIVVFGDKNHPEIKGVVSYCTHDRVFVVLSPEELKNIKLKEHIATVAQTTRKINDYLKITEYLIQNYKEVRVYNTICNATFENQDAVKELAKKADIMIIIGGKNSSNTKQLYNIAKEFCEAYLVESEEELNKEWFKGKKHCGISAGASTPEWLVEKIISKIKELA from the coding sequence ATGATAATTGAAAAAGCCAAAAGCTACGGATTTTGTTTCGGGGTAAAAAGAGCCGTCGAAATCGCAGAAGAATCAAAAAACGCCGTAACTTTAGGACATCTTATCCACAATCCTCTTGAAATAAACAGACTTGCTAAAAATTACAACGTCAAATATATAGAAAGTCTTGAAGATATCGACGAAAATATTAAAAGAGTCATTGTCAGAACACACGGAATACCTAAACAGAATCTCCAGAAACTCAAAGAAAAAGATGTTGAAATAATAGATGCAACCTGTCCTTTTGTTAAAAAACCTCAGGAAATCGTAGAGGAAATGAGTAAACAGGGATATGATATTGTTGTTTTCGGAGACAAAAACCATCCCGAAATCAAAGGTGTCGTAAGTTATTGTACACATGACAGGGTTTTTGTGGTGCTCTCTCCCGAAGAGCTTAAAAACATAAAATTAAAAGAACATATAGCTACCGTAGCGCAGACTACAAGAAAAATAAACGATTATTTAAAAATAACTGAATACTTAATACAAAACTATAAAGAAGTGAGAGTTTATAATACAATATGCAATGCGACTTTTGAAAACCAGGATGCAGTAAAAGAACTGGCTAAAAAAGCGGATATAATGATAATAATCGGCGGAAAAAACTCGTCAAACACAAAACAGTTATATAATATTGCCAAAGAGTTTTGCGAAGCCTACTTGGTTGAAAGTGAAGAAGAGTTAAATAAAGAGTGGTTTAAAGGTAAAAAGCACTGCGGCATCAGCGCAGGTGCTTCTACACCTGAATGGTTGGTTGAAAAAATAATCTCAAAGATAAAGGAATTAGCATGA
- a CDS encoding adenine phosphoribosyltransferase, with amino-acid sequence MNLAEKVQKAIRDIPDYPQKGILFKDITTLLNDGMLFSEVIDYFSEKYKNVDFVCGIESRGFIFGAAVAAKIKKGFVPLRKKGKLPYTTVAEKYALEYGFDEIEIHIDAFRNIKNPKILLIDDLIATGGTAEAAVKLIEKVGGRIEAAAFIIELTFLDGVQKIKDLGVNVDSLVKY; translated from the coding sequence ATGAATCTGGCTGAAAAAGTTCAAAAAGCTATAAGAGACATACCTGATTATCCACAAAAAGGTATTTTATTTAAAGACATAACCACTCTTCTCAATGACGGAATGCTTTTTAGTGAAGTAATAGATTACTTTAGTGAAAAGTATAAAAATGTAGATTTTGTGTGTGGAATAGAAAGCAGAGGATTTATTTTCGGCGCTGCAGTTGCAGCTAAAATAAAAAAAGGTTTCGTTCCTCTCAGAAAAAAAGGGAAACTCCCGTATACTACTGTGGCTGAAAAATATGCTTTGGAATACGGATTCGACGAAATAGAAATACATATTGACGCTTTTAGAAACATCAAAAATCCAAAAATTTTGTTAATAGACGATTTGATTGCAACGGGAGGGACAGCCGAAGCAGCCGTCAAACTTATCGAAAAAGTCGGAGGGCGTATTGAAGCTGCCGCATTTATTATCGAGCTTACGTTTCTAGACGGAGTGCAAAAAATCAAAGACTTGGGCGTAAATGTAGACAGCCTGGTTAAATATTAA
- a CDS encoding DedA family protein yields the protein MKKHLFLILIFATFLYGFDFHTIKEFFTEENLVHLLKEYGYIILFFWSIAEGETGLVMAGVLAHTGDMNLFYSIVVAALGGFVGDQIYFYLGKLNKKWVLEELHAHRTKFARARLLLRKYGGWVIFIQRFIYGMRTIIPMAIGISGYDPKKYAVINLISAFVWASVTIIPSYIFGEEILNIIKWLKHHWYFGLAFAVFALGTLWYLNRLEDQKRERRRAANQK from the coding sequence ATGAAAAAACACCTCTTTTTAATCCTCATTTTCGCCACGTTTCTTTACGGATTTGACTTTCATACTATAAAAGAATTTTTTACAGAAGAAAACCTTGTACATTTATTAAAAGAATACGGATATATTATTTTATTTTTCTGGTCTATTGCCGAAGGCGAAACGGGACTTGTAATGGCCGGTGTTTTAGCTCATACGGGAGACATGAACCTGTTTTATTCTATTGTCGTAGCGGCACTCGGAGGATTTGTGGGAGATCAGATTTATTTTTATCTAGGTAAACTTAATAAAAAATGGGTTTTAGAAGAACTTCACGCCCACAGGACTAAATTCGCAAGAGCCAGGCTTCTTCTTCGAAAATACGGAGGATGGGTAATCTTTATCCAAAGATTCATATACGGAATGAGAACAATTATTCCTATGGCTATAGGTATCAGCGGTTACGACCCTAAAAAATACGCAGTCATAAACCTTATAAGCGCATTTGTATGGGCAAGCGTTACTATTATTCCGAGTTATATTTTCGGAGAAGAAATACTAAATATTATCAAATGGCTAAAACACCACTGGTATTTCGGACTTGCATTTGCCGTATTTGCACTCGGAACACTCTGGTATTTAAACAGACTTGAAGACCAGAAAAGAGAAAGAAGAAGAGCAGCTAATCAGAAATAA
- a CDS encoding S1 RNA-binding domain-containing protein: MSELKIGDVVEFKIEKLIKGGFVGYVDGQEIFLPKSLSGLKEDESVIGKTVKAYVKEFKQNSVVVDRKAYLNDIKAKLESKGDEIINAVVTKVKPKGIVIDVDGISGFVPKEEIFYKKIDHRQYISEGDEVQVKLIDPVRRIFSIKRTLPNPWEEVKELNIGDVVKVSVSHITDYGAFVDLGNGVEGFLHISEINWDGINDLTLGDEIEVEIVEINPEEEKLRVSRKNLLTKPAEIFSEKYNVGDVVEGIITKFINVGAFVEIDGISTLLPNKFASFKKGEKASEIFNIGDTMEFKIITIAPEENKVIISRKDAMPNPYDTFAENHQVGDEVEGKVKYITDFGMFIDLGDIEALVRKEDYNNEYSIGDDFKGKIIEINGERVKLAE; this comes from the coding sequence ATGAGTGAATTAAAAATCGGTGATGTGGTAGAGTTTAAAATTGAAAAATTAATCAAAGGCGGATTTGTCGGATACGTTGACGGACAGGAAATTTTTCTTCCTAAAAGTTTAAGCGGACTGAAAGAAGACGAAAGCGTAATCGGAAAAACGGTAAAAGCATATGTAAAAGAATTCAAACAAAACTCGGTTGTGGTGGACAGAAAAGCGTATTTAAACGATATTAAGGCAAAACTTGAGAGCAAAGGCGATGAAATCATCAACGCAGTAGTTACAAAAGTAAAACCTAAAGGCATCGTAATCGATGTTGACGGAATAAGCGGTTTTGTTCCTAAAGAAGAAATTTTTTATAAAAAAATCGACCATCGCCAGTATATCAGCGAAGGGGACGAGGTACAAGTTAAACTTATCGATCCGGTAAGAAGAATTTTTTCTATAAAAAGAACGCTTCCGAACCCTTGGGAAGAAGTAAAAGAACTTAATATCGGCGATGTTGTAAAAGTAAGCGTTTCTCATATTACCGATTACGGTGCGTTTGTTGATTTAGGCAACGGAGTTGAAGGATTTTTACATATCAGCGAAATAAACTGGGACGGTATAAACGATCTGACGCTAGGCGACGAAATAGAAGTTGAAATAGTGGAAATCAATCCTGAAGAAGAAAAATTAAGAGTTTCAAGAAAAAATCTTTTAACTAAACCTGCCGAAATTTTTTCAGAAAAATATAACGTAGGAGATGTGGTTGAAGGAATTATCACAAAATTCATCAATGTAGGCGCTTTTGTTGAAATAGACGGAATCAGCACGCTTCTTCCGAATAAATTCGCATCATTCAAAAAAGGCGAAAAAGCAAGCGAGATTTTTAATATCGGCGATACTATGGAGTTCAAAATCATTACAATAGCTCCTGAAGAAAACAAAGTTATCATTTCAAGAAAAGACGCTATGCCGAATCCTTACGATACGTTTGCCGAAAATCATCAAGTCGGGGACGAAGTCGAAGGAAAAGTAAAATATATCACCGATTTTGGAATGTTTATTGATTTAGGCGATATTGAAGCTTTAGTCAGAAAAGAAGACTACAATAACGAATACAGCATTGGAGATGATTTTAAAGGCAAAATCATTGAAATAAACGGAGAAAGAGTTAAGCTTGCTGAATGA
- the aroA gene encoding 3-phosphoshikimate 1-carboxyvinyltransferase, translated as MILEVVGGRKFEEEFTVDADKSISHRCAIFSLLTEKENVIQNYLRAEDTLNSLEIAKSLGAEVTDNGDVITIKAPERLQEAEDVLYCGNSGTTIRIYMGLLAGIDGFFVLTGDQYLRKRPMKRVAEPLRSIGAKIDGRKNGDLAPLAVRGGKLKSFNYKSKIASAQVKSAMILAALNADKPSYYEEPILSRDHTERMLKGMGAELNSTIENGKCKIIINPLQKKLNPLTITVPNDPSSAFFFAVAAAITDSTAVIKNVTLNPTRIESYKALEKMGADIEYVLKEDKYEPIGDIIVKGAKLKAIEISENIPWLIDELPALAMAMAVAEGTSTVKNAKELRVKESDRISTVINGLKACEIEAEEFEDGYKITGGIPKKAQIDSHGDHRIAMSFAVLGLLCGMKIDKAESINTSFPNFFKLFAKIADYKVDDDN; from the coding sequence ATGATATTAGAAGTAGTTGGTGGAAGAAAGTTTGAAGAAGAGTTTACGGTTGACGCTGACAAATCTATTTCGCACAGATGTGCGATTTTCTCTCTTTTAACTGAAAAAGAAAATGTTATTCAAAACTATCTAAGGGCTGAAGACACCCTAAATTCTTTAGAAATAGCCAAATCATTGGGAGCCGAAGTTACTGATAACGGAGATGTTATAACTATTAAAGCTCCTGAGAGACTCCAAGAAGCCGAAGATGTATTATACTGCGGAAATTCAGGCACCACAATCAGAATATATATGGGGCTTTTAGCCGGAATAGACGGGTTTTTTGTTCTTACGGGGGATCAGTATTTAAGAAAACGCCCTATGAAAAGGGTTGCCGAACCTTTAAGAAGCATAGGAGCAAAAATAGACGGAAGAAAAAACGGGGACCTGGCTCCGTTAGCCGTCAGAGGCGGCAAGCTTAAATCATTTAACTATAAAAGCAAAATAGCTTCAGCACAGGTTAAATCCGCAATGATTTTAGCCGCTCTTAACGCAGATAAGCCGTCATATTACGAAGAGCCTATACTTAGCCGCGATCATACGGAAAGAATGCTCAAAGGCATGGGTGCTGAATTAAACTCTACAATTGAAAACGGAAAATGTAAAATTATAATAAATCCTTTACAAAAAAAATTAAACCCTTTAACCATTACTGTCCCAAACGATCCGAGCAGTGCGTTTTTCTTCGCAGTTGCTGCCGCTATTACCGATTCAACGGCTGTCATTAAAAACGTAACACTAAATCCTACAAGAATAGAAAGCTATAAAGCTCTGGAAAAAATGGGCGCAGATATCGAGTATGTTTTAAAAGAAGACAAATACGAGCCTATCGGCGATATAATCGTAAAAGGCGCTAAACTCAAAGCTATAGAAATCAGTGAAAACATTCCATGGCTCATAGACGAGCTTCCGGCTCTTGCTATGGCGATGGCCGTTGCCGAAGGAACAAGCACGGTAAAAAATGCAAAAGAGCTTAGAGTAAAAGAATCAGACAGAATTTCAACAGTTATAAACGGGCTTAAAGCTTGCGAAATCGAAGCTGAAGAGTTTGAAGACGGTTATAAAATCACCGGAGGGATTCCGAAAAAAGCACAAATAGACTCTCACGGGGACCATAGAATAGCAATGAGTTTTGCCGTATTAGGACTGCTTTGCGGTATGAAAATAGATAAAGCCGAAAGTATAAACACATCCTTTCCGAATTTTTTCAAACTTTTTGCCAAAATAGCTGATTATAAGGTTGATGATGATAATTGA
- the efp gene encoding elongation factor P, whose translation MAYSMSDLKKYLNIELDGIPYKIVDYHHVKPGKGAAFVRTKLKNLIDGRVIEKTFHAGDKADEPNLERRKYQYSYNEGEIYYFMDNETFEMIPIDVKVFEESKGFLLEGMNVDVLFHNGKVIGVELPQTVELEVVETQPVSNRDRSGACRKPATVETGAVVTVPCHILEGDKIKVDTRTGDYLEKVK comes from the coding sequence ATGGCATACAGCATGAGCGATCTTAAAAAATATCTAAATATCGAATTAGACGGCATTCCTTATAAAATCGTTGATTATCATCACGTGAAACCGGGAAAAGGTGCCGCGTTTGTAAGAACAAAGCTTAAAAACCTTATAGACGGAAGAGTTATAGAAAAAACTTTCCACGCAGGAGACAAAGCCGACGAGCCTAATCTGGAAAGAAGAAAATATCAATACTCTTACAATGAAGGTGAAATTTATTACTTTATGGACAATGAAACGTTTGAAATGATTCCTATTGACGTAAAAGTCTTTGAAGAAAGCAAAGGTTTCTTACTTGAAGGTATGAATGTTGACGTACTGTTCCATAACGGTAAAGTTATCGGAGTAGAGCTTCCTCAGACTGTTGAGCTTGAAGTGGTTGAAACACAGCCGGTCAGCAACAGAGACAGAAGCGGCGCTTGCAGAAAACCTGCAACTGTAGAAACTGGTGCGGTAGTGACTGTCCCTTGTCATATATTAGAAGGCGATAAAATTAAAGTAGACACAAGAACAGGCGATTATTTAGAAAAAGTTAAGTAA
- the serA gene encoding phosphoglycerate dehydrogenase codes for MKVVVCDPIHPAGFEILKKAKDIELVDASKTPKDELLKVIEDADGVITRSPTPVDEKFLSHAKKLKAVVRAGVGVDNVDMEAASKRGVIIMNVPTANTLAAVELTMAHLLTAARSFTNAVWNLKKEREWNREKWLGIELAGKKLGIIGFGNIGSRVGIRAKALEMDVIAYDPYIDPSKATDLGCKYTTDFDEILKCDFITVHTPKTKETINMITKKEIEKMKDGVVLINCARGGLYNEEDVAEALKSGKIAWLGIDVFNKEPLTEHPFFELENTSVTPHIGANTKESQERIAVQAAQGIIEALRGSSYPNALNLPINTANTPEWVIKYLELSQKMGYILSQVINKSIKKVKINLSGDISKENKSVLTFALVGLLQNITENVNYVNAEFIATEKGIVSETKEIKNDTYKNFVNIKVITDDGEYSISGTMLEDHPRIVEFKDFDLEFEPKGKMIFFKNTDVPGVIGEVGMTLAKYNINIADFRLGRNKEGQAMAVIIVDNDVNDEVLEELGNLKAALSVGYAEI; via the coding sequence ATGAAAGTAGTAGTATGTGACCCGATTCATCCTGCGGGATTTGAAATACTTAAAAAAGCCAAAGATATTGAACTTGTAGATGCAAGCAAAACTCCAAAAGACGAACTTCTTAAAGTAATCGAAGACGCTGACGGCGTTATTACAAGAAGCCCGACTCCTGTTGACGAAAAATTCCTATCCCACGCTAAAAAACTAAAAGCGGTTGTAAGAGCCGGTGTAGGTGTTGACAATGTAGATATGGAAGCGGCAAGCAAAAGAGGCGTAATTATTATGAACGTTCCTACCGCAAACACTTTAGCTGCTGTGGAACTTACAATGGCGCACCTTCTGACTGCTGCAAGAAGTTTTACAAATGCCGTTTGGAATTTGAAAAAAGAAAGAGAATGGAACAGAGAAAAATGGCTGGGAATCGAACTTGCCGGTAAAAAACTTGGAATCATCGGATTCGGTAATATCGGAAGCAGGGTAGGTATCAGAGCCAAGGCCCTTGAAATGGACGTAATTGCTTACGACCCGTATATCGACCCTAGCAAAGCGACGGATCTCGGCTGCAAATATACGACTGATTTCGACGAAATTCTTAAATGTGATTTTATTACTGTACATACACCTAAAACAAAAGAAACGATCAATATGATCACTAAAAAAGAAATTGAAAAAATGAAAGACGGCGTTGTGCTTATCAACTGTGCAAGAGGAGGGCTTTATAACGAAGAAGACGTTGCGGAAGCTCTTAAATCAGGTAAAATCGCATGGCTTGGAATCGACGTGTTTAATAAAGAGCCTCTAACCGAACATCCGTTTTTCGAACTTGAAAACACATCGGTAACCCCTCATATCGGAGCCAACACAAAAGAATCACAGGAAAGAATTGCAGTGCAGGCGGCTCAGGGAATTATTGAAGCATTAAGAGGCAGCAGTTATCCAAATGCACTCAACCTTCCTATCAATACCGCAAATACTCCTGAGTGGGTTATTAAATATTTGGAATTATCACAAAAAATGGGATATATCCTGTCTCAGGTTATTAACAAATCAATCAAAAAAGTTAAAATAAATCTAAGCGGAGACATATCTAAAGAAAACAAATCCGTGCTTACGTTTGCATTAGTAGGTCTTTTACAAAACATAACAGAAAATGTTAACTACGTTAATGCCGAATTTATTGCAACCGAAAAAGGCATTGTAAGCGAAACAAAAGAAATTAAAAACGACACTTACAAAAATTTTGTAAACATAAAAGTTATTACTGACGACGGAGAATATTCAATCAGCGGTACAATGCTGGAAGATCATCCTAGAATCGTAGAATTTAAAGATTTCGATCTTGAATTTGAGCCTAAAGGTAAAATGATCTTCTTCAAAAACACAGACGTGCCTGGTGTTATCGGAGAAGTGGGAATGACTCTGGCTAAATACAACATAAACATAGCGGACTTCAGACTCGGAAGAAACAAAGAAGGTCAGGCTATGGCTGTAATTATTGTAGACAATGACGTTAACGACGAGGTTTTAGAAGAACTCGGAAACTTAAAAGCAGCGCTTAGCGTCGGTTACGCAGAAATATAA